Genomic window (Gemmatimonadaceae bacterium):
GTACGCCTTGGCCGCCATCTGCTCTTCGGCGATGCCGGGCCACAGATGGATCGTCCCGGTCATGTGCTCGCGTTCCATGATGCGCTTCACCGCGATCGCCGCGGTGATGTTCATCGGCACGCCGGAATTGTGCCCTTCGCCATGTCCCGGCGCGCCGGCGACGAGCGGATCCTTGTAGCCGACGCCGGGTTTCTGATTCGCCTGCGGAATGTCGTCGACGTCGGAGCCGAGGGAGATCACCGGCTTGCCCGAACCCCAGGTTGCGTACCAGGCCGTTGGGATTCCCGCGAACCCGCGCGTGACCTTGAAGCCGTTCTTCTCGAGGATGCCCGTCAGGTACTTGGACGTTTCCTCTTCCTGCATTCCAAGCTCGCCGAAGCTGAACACCTCGTCGACCATCTGCTGCGACAACGTGGACAAGCTGTCGACGAGACGAATCGCCTCCTTCTTCATGGCGGCGAGCTTGGCGTCGTCGGCTGGGAGGTCGACGGGAAAGGTGACTTCGGGACGGTTGTCGGGGCCACCGCGTCCGCCGCGGCCTTGGGCAACGAGCGGGAGGGAGACGGTAAGAAGGAGCGCGGGGACGAGGAGTCGTGAGCGCATGAGAGAGAGGTCAGGGGAGACGAGGAGCGGCGGGCAGGCCGCCCGCGACAATTCTTCACGCCGCGTCGCGGTGACGCAACCGGCGACACGACAGTTCTTGCCTCAAGCGACCATCCGGCGTCGCCCGGCTGTCAGCCGCGCATTACTCGCTCGACCTCCGATACGAGCGGTTCGATCTCGATGGGCGGATTGGCGTGTGGCCGGTCCGCGCTTCGAGCGGCATGATACTCGGCGACCGCGTCGGGATCCTTGAGCAAATGCCCCGTCAACACCGACACGACGCGGTCATCTCGCGAGATCGTTCCGGACGCAAGCAGCTTGCGCACGCCGGCCACGCTAGCCGCGCTCGCGGGCTCGCATCCGATGCCCGCGGCGTCGATCACCGCCTTGGCTTCGAGAATCTCCGCGTCCGTCACCGATGTCACGACGCCATTCGTCTCGCGCATGGCCCGCACCGCGCGGTTCCACGACGCCGGTGCGCCGATCCGGATCGCTGTGGCGATCGTCTCGGGTTGGACCGTCACGCGTTCGGCGAAACCATGCTCGAAGCTGCGCGCGAATGGAGCGGCTCCTTCGGCTTGCACCGCGCAGAGGCGTGGCACGCGATCGATCAGCCCGGACTCTCGCGCATCGCGCAGCGCTTTTCCGAAGGCAGAGGTGTTGCCGAGGTTCCCGGCCGGCAGCGCGATCCAATCCGGTGCCCTCCACTCGAGTTGTTCGAGCAGCTCGAAGACGATCGACTTCTGCCCCTCGATGCGAAAGGGGTTCACGGAGTTGAGCAGATGAATTCCCAACTCGGCGCTCGCCGACCGCGCGAGGGTGAGGCATTCGTCGAAGCCGCCGCGCACGAACAGTGTGCGCGCCCCGTAGGCGATCGTCTGCGCCAACTTGCCGCCCGCGACTTTTCCCTTTGGGACGAAGACCAGAGCCGGTAGCTCGGCTCGTGCCGCGTACGCCGCGAGCGACGCCGACGTGTTCCCTGTAGACGCGCACGCCACCGCGCGAGCCGAACTCCGTTTTGCCTGTGTGATCGCGACGGTCATGCCGCGATCCTTGAACGATCCCGTCGGGTTGTGGCCTTCGTGCTTGATGAGCAATCGTTCGGGCGATTCGAATCCGATCCATCGAGCGACGGCGCGACTGTCCAGCAAGGGCGTGTTGCCTTCGGGATGGGTCACGATTTCGTCGGGGCGGGCCGACGGCAGCACGAGCTCCCGATACCGCCAGACGCCTGAAGCATCGGGCCCCCGCAACGCGGACCGCCGATCGGCGAAGCGCGCGCGCAACGCCGGCCCTTCTCCGACCAGCACGTGTCTCAGCTCGAGAAGGCCGCCGCAGGACGGGCACACACCCGCCGCGTTCAACTCGTCGAGCTCCGTCCCACAGTCTTCGCAGACCTGAACGCTCGTCGCGACGGACGTCACGTCACCTCCACCAGGCGTGCGCCGCGCTCGTCGACCGATGCGACTCGTCCGTCGGCGCGAACGCCGTGCTCCTCGAACGCGCCGAGCATCGCCGCGAGCGCCGCCTGCGCGGCGAGCTCGCCGTCGGCGAGGGCGAACAAAGTGGGGCCCGCGCCCGAGATCGAGCATCCGAGCGCGCCGGCGTCGAGCGCGGCGCGCTTCACGTCGTGGAACGCCGGGATCAACGGTGCGCGCGCCGGTTCGGCGATGCGATCGTCGACCGCGCCGCGGAGCAGCGCGGGATCGTCGAGGCAGAAGGCGGCGACCATCGTCGCTACGGCGGTGGCCTGCGCGAGCGCGGTCGCGCGGTCTACCGAATCGGGAAGGATCTGGCGCGCGCGCTGCGTGGTCAGCGTGAGGTCGGGGCGAGCGAGCGCGATGCGGAGCCACGACGGGACCGGCACGCGCACGAAATCCAACGGCTCGACTTGGCGAATCAGGAGAATTCCGCCGAAGAGACACGGCGCGATGTTGTCGACGTGCCGGCCGGCGACGCGTTCCTCGGCGGCGAGCGCGGCGAGCACGAGCGCGCGGTCGTCGAGTGGACGGCCGATCAGCGCGTTGGTCGCCAGCGCGCCGGCCACTGCCGACGCCGCGCTGCCACCCTGGCCCC
Coding sequences:
- the thrC gene encoding threonine synthase, whose product is MTSVATSVQVCEDCGTELDELNAAGVCPSCGGLLELRHVLVGEGPALRARFADRRSALRGPDASGVWRYRELVLPSARPDEIVTHPEGNTPLLDSRAVARWIGFESPERLLIKHEGHNPTGSFKDRGMTVAITQAKRSSARAVACASTGNTSASLAAYAARAELPALVFVPKGKVAGGKLAQTIAYGARTLFVRGGFDECLTLARSASAELGIHLLNSVNPFRIEGQKSIVFELLEQLEWRAPDWIALPAGNLGNTSAFGKALRDARESGLIDRVPRLCAVQAEGAAPFARSFEHGFAERVTVQPETIATAIRIGAPASWNRAVRAMRETNGVVTSVTDAEILEAKAVIDAAGIGCEPASAASVAGVRKLLASGTISRDDRVVSVLTGHLLKDPDAVAEYHAARSADRPHANPPIEIEPLVSEVERVMRG
- a CDS encoding homoserine kinase produces the protein MNEAIVGANPRTKVRAFAPGGVGNMGPGLDILGCALTGIGDSVEARVDGAPGVWIEEAGDPRLPRDAEMHSSGLAALEVLRLAGREDVGVTLRVDKGLPLAGGQGGSAASAVAGALATNALIGRPLDDRALVLAALAAEERVAGRHVDNIAPCLFGGILLIRQVEPLDFVRVPVPSWLRIALARPDLTLTTQRARQILPDSVDRATALAQATAVATMVAAFCLDDPALLRGAVDDRIAEPARAPLIPAFHDVKRAALDAGALGCSISGAGPTLFALADGELAAQAALAAMLGAFEEHGVRADGRVASVDERGARLVEVT